From a region of the Pirellulales bacterium genome:
- a CDS encoding toxin-antitoxin system YwqK family antitoxin, with protein MKIEPYAGEPVYLEEAEQIAKPTIVTRETLKEKFEDDKSLRVEREIARYSDNTFAADGKYLEYHPNGKPFIEGQFKSGRHEGVWTYYFENGQVNRKAIYKNGKLDGSWDIYRADGTLAAKRGFKDGLRDGEWITYDTTGKQTLADEHYVGGKENGEWKSWFPNGKQKLQASFKLGQRDGIGIEWNDKGEKLIETNYTNGKLNGTATRYLPDGKTVVQTYQDGRFVSETRQ; from the coding sequence GTGAAAATTGAGCCCTACGCGGGCGAACCTGTGTACTTGGAAGAAGCCGAGCAGATCGCGAAGCCGACGATCGTCACGCGGGAAACGCTCAAAGAGAAGTTTGAAGACGACAAGTCGCTGCGCGTCGAACGCGAAATCGCCCGCTATTCCGACAATACGTTTGCTGCCGACGGCAAATATCTTGAGTATCACCCTAACGGCAAGCCGTTCATCGAAGGTCAGTTCAAATCTGGCCGGCACGAGGGAGTGTGGACGTACTACTTTGAGAATGGCCAGGTGAACCGCAAGGCAATCTACAAGAACGGCAAGCTGGATGGATCGTGGGACATTTACCGGGCCGATGGCACGCTGGCCGCGAAGCGCGGTTTCAAGGATGGCTTGCGCGACGGCGAGTGGATCACGTACGACACGACCGGCAAGCAGACGTTGGCCGACGAACACTATGTAGGCGGCAAGGAAAACGGCGAGTGGAAATCGTGGTTTCCGAACGGCAAGCAGAAGCTGCAAGCCAGTTTCAAACTCGGACAGCGCGATGGCATCGGGATCGAATGGAACGACAAAGGCGAAAAGCTGATCGAGACTAACTACACAAACGGCAAACTCAACGGCACGGCCACTCGTTATTTGCCAGATGGCAAGACCGTCGTCCAAACCTATCAGGACGGCCGATTCGTTTCCGAAACGCGGCAATAA